The bacterium DNA window AGGACGAAAATCGCCCTTTCCAATTTGCTGAATATAGCTAATTAATGTCGCAATGACTCGATGTTGAGAACGGCGAAGTAGATCTTTGATCATCAGCTTATTGCTACGCCAAAAGGTGAAACGCTCTAGGGAAGCTCTTTAAACTTATAGCCAATCCCCCGCACAGTCTCAATCAAGTCACCATATTTACCGAGTTTTTTACGTAGTCCAACAATCTGCACATCAACCGATCGATCGGTAACTGGATAGTTACTGCCATGAACGGAATGCACAATATTTTGACGAGTAAATACTCGGCCACGATTTTGTGCAAGCAAATGTAAAGTCTTGAATTCTGTTGCCGTAATCTCAATTTTGCCGGAATTCGAGCTGACTTCAAAGCGCACTGGATCAATCACTAAATCTTCGACTTCAACAACTTGGCTAACATCAACTGTAATGGCACTGCTCCGGCGCAATACACTATCAACTCGAGCGATCAGCACTTTGGGACTAAATGGCTTGGTGATGTAATCATCTGCCCCAAGCTCGAACCCCAGGAGAATATCGGCTTCCTCACCTTTAGCAGTAAGCATAATAATACGAATGTCTCTTGTTTCTGCACGTTGCTTAAGGGTTTGACAAACTTCCAAACCATTAATACCGGGAAGCATTAAGTCAAGTAAGACCAGATCGGGTTTTGTTTTTCGCGCAAGCTCAAGGCCTTGCTCGCCGCTTGCTGCACACTGAATTTCGTATTTTTCTATTTGCGAGAGATTATATCTAACAAGCTCTGAAATATCTTCTTCGTCGTCAATAATCAGGATTTTATAACTACTCATAATTTTCTAACTCTTGTGGCTAAGTCCTTTAGCACGTAATAAGCAGTGCAGAAATTACGTTAACATCGAGCTATTGTTAGAATTCAGTTAGCGTGATAAAAGACTTCCAGGTCATTTATAGGAGATTTATTATGAAATTCTGCAATTTAATGGCAATTTGGCTGATCATGCTCCCCCTTTCGGCGAGCGCCGAGGATGCAAAATTTTACTGGAACGACGGCACTCGCTTAGAATTTCCTGAAGCCGGGTTTACGACAAAAATAAACATGCTGATCCAGCCACGCTATGACTTTACAGATACTGACGGTGGCGCCGAGAGCAATAGTTTCCAAATCAAGCGTGCGCGACTGATTTTATCGGGCACATTTCAAAATGATTTTTCTTATCAAGTCGAAAATGATTTCGTAAATGATCTTTCCTTACTCAATGCCTATCTCGCCTGGAAGCCTGAGAACATTGCTGAATTTAAAATAGGACAATTCAAGACATTGCTTTCCAGACAATTTAATACCTCGGATGCTCTGCTCCAATTTCCCGATCGGTCTTTTGTCTCCGACTACTTCTCACAAGGTAGAAATCAGGGCTTAGCTACTACAAAAGACCTCGCTGATGGCCGATTCAAGCTCAGTGCAGCTGCCTTTAACGGCCGCAGTGATGGCGAAGGAATTAACCGTGAGGGTCTAGACACGGAAGTATCAGCAATGCTTTCCGCGCGCTGGAACGCCTTCGGCAAAATGAATGCTTTCGAGGAAGGCGATGTAACTACGACCCCCGAAGCTGCGCTTTCGACCGGGATTGCCTATGCTTTTGCGGATGCCAGTAATGATCTCGATGGACCGACTGGACCTGGTGGCTTGGTTGGAAACGATCTCAGCACAATCAACGCAGATATCACCTTCAAGCACCAGGGCTTAAGTGTTGCCAGTGAGATTTTCTGGAGCGACTTTAGTTCAGATAGCGCGGCCGAAGCCAACCCACTTGGTGTCTATGCCCAAGCCGGTTACTTTGTTGTCCCTGCAGTGTGGGAACTAGCTGGTCGTTATGGAATAGTTCAGTGCGATGACGGTCAAGCAATTGGTCGCTGCGCTGGAAAAGATGATATTCAGGAATTAACTTTGGGTTTGAACCACTACTGGTCGAAACATAACCTTAAAGCACAAATTGCCTACAGTCGCCTCGAGGTCGATCCTGTCAGTGGGGATAATCTAAAAACTAATAAAGCAATCTTGCAGTTGACGGGGTATTTCTAGAGCAGGCTCTGCTTGAATGGCTCAAGATCCAATCTGGGAAACTTTGATTAAGTTCGAAGGTAGGTAAAATTAATCGAAGGATAGCAATAGTTTCGTGTCATTGCGAGGCTACGAAGTAGCCGTGGCAATCTGTTAACCGGCAGATAATATTTTTTATAATAAGTGAACAGATTACTTCACTTCGTTCGTAATGACAGCTGATTTGCCAAATGAACAGATTGCTTCCTTGCCTTCGGCGGAGGGCTCGGCTCGAGAAATACAACACAGGGAACACCTGCGCACTACTCCCGATTAGCCACAAAAACCTGACGCGGCTTTGCGCCATCAGCTGGACCAACCACACCCTCACGCTCCATGCTTTCGATAATGCGCGCCGCACGGTTATAGCCAATACGAAAAACGCGCTGAACTAGGGACGTCGAAGCCATGCCTTTTTCTACGACAAGCTGCACAGCTTTATCATAAAGCGGGTCAAATTCTTCCGACTCCCCTTCTCCTCCAAATGAACCTCCACCACTTTCACTTTCTTCAATGCGCTTAATCATCGCATCAATTGCCGGATCGTAGTCTGGAGCACCTTGAGATTTAACGAATTGCACTACTTGCTGCACTTCTTCATCAGAAACAAAGGCCCCGTGCAAACGCTTCATCCGTCCAGTAATTGGCGAAAGAAAGAGCATGTCACCCTCTCCGAGCAGTTGTTCCGAACCCGATGTATCAAGCACAGTGCGTGAATCTATTTTTGTCGCGACTTTGAAAGAAATTCGCGCAGGGAAGTTTGCCTTAATTAGGCCAGTAATCACATTCACGCTGGGACGCTGCGTTGCAAGAATCAAGTGAATCCCAGCAGCGCGCGCTTTTTGCGCTAGGCGCGTAAAAAGCTCTTCGACTTCACGCCCTACAGTCAACATTAAATCTGCTAATTCATCGACAACAATCACAATTCGCGGAAGTGGCTCTAAGATTTGCGCGCCTGGACTAGTGAGCTTTACTTTACCCGTGCTCGGTAATTCTGCAGCACCTAGGAGCCCCGCACTACTTTCTAAAACTTCATTCTCAGTTAGATTAATAATTGAACTGTCATCGGGCTCAGCACTTTCATCCGGAGCATCATTACCGAGTGCAAGTTTATTGTAGCCAGCTAAATTCCTGACGCCCATTTCTTTCATTAAAGCATAACGCCGGTCCATTTCTTCAACTGCCCACCAAAGGACCCCTCGCGCACGCTTGGGATTTGTCACCACCGGAGCTTTTAAATGGGCTATGCCCTCATACAAGCTCAATTCCAGCATCTTCGGATCGATCATGATCAATTTCATATCGCGCGGGCTATTGCGATAGAGCAAACTTAAAAGCATAGCGTTTAAGCAAACTGACTTACCAGTTCCAGTCGCGCCAGCAATTAAGAGATGCGGCATGCGCGACAAATCTGCAACGTAGGGATTGCCAAATGTGTCTTTGCCCAACGCAAGCGTAAGCAGCGATTCGGAACTTTGAAAATCATCACTTGCCAGCACTTCCTTAAGCCTCACAATGTCGCGACTTGAATTCGGGACTTCAATCCCGACTGTGCTTTTCCCTGGAACTGGTGCGTAAATTCTCACACTTGGTGCACGCAGAGCTAAAGCTAAATCATCGGCAACGTTAATGACACGCTGAACTTTTACTCCTGGAGCAGGCTCAAACTCATAGAGCGTAATCACTGGTCCGGGCTGCACCTCGATAATGCGTCCGCCGATTTTAAAATCTTGCAGTGCTTTTTCCAAGCGCTTAGAATTACGCATTAACTCCTCATCGCTTGGACCTTCACTATGCTCGATCGCGCCGGTTAACAAATCCAAACTCGGTGCTGAATAATTAGCGTAACTGACAGTACGTGCTTTCACATCCTTAGTGGTGGCTTTAAGTTTAGACTTTAGCGGTGGCTTTTTCTTGAGAAGTGCCTTAGATTTTGTTGTCTTTTGTTGAATCTCTGCAGCATAGTGCCTGGAAACTTTAATCGGAGGAGCATCTTCGTCAGCGTCCCAATCAAAGTCTTGCTGATCATCAAATTCATCTGCGTTGCTACGTTTTTTGATCTTAATACTTGGAGCAACTTTGGCATCGATTGCTGCATCTCCAAAGTGCCAGTCAACAGGCTCTAACTGACTTGTCTCGCGTGACAACAGAAAACTTACGGAGTTACCGATTGAACGAAAAATCCCCCAAAAGCATTTCCAGACGAAGCGCAAGCTTTCCCAGGTAAAATAAGTTGCATCAGCAAATAAGCTCGTTTCTCCAAACGAGTCCTCTGCTTCCTCTGCAGATTCAAAATTTAGACGTGGCCGGATTAAAGTAAAAAGTGTGTAGGCAGTGATTGTCCCGAAAATTAGTGCAACCCCTGTGGTTTCAAACGCAGGCACAAATAAGCCTGCAAAATAGTTTCCTAAAAAACCGCCCTGTGCGAGAAATGCACCAGCAATAACACTAATCGTTAGACTTAAAATTGACCAGAGCGAAAAGCGCCGCCTAAAGGAGAGCAGTAATTCGTCTTGCGGTTCTCGATATTTATCAATTGCCGCATCAACGAGTGACCAAAACCCAAGCGCAATAAAAATCGACCCATAGCCAATGGTAGCATCAAGTGACGCTGCGACGAATGCACCAACTCGCCCCATCAGTTGCGGGATCTGATAGCCGTAAAAAGTATGCCTTGAGAAATAAAAAGAAATCAGCGCCAAGCTCAAAAAGAGTGCAACGACACCGATGCCTAGTGCAATTACTTCCCAGGCAATACTAGAGGCAAAAAGAGACTGTTTTTTACGAGATGGAGCCATAGATTTTACTGCTTTAAGAGACCCTGCCGATCTCGTTGGAATTTTAATAATTCCTTGGCAGAGCCGCCAGTAAAATCTATCGATTTTGCAATCTTTAATTAAGAAGAAGCTTGATTTTTAAGATTTTCTAGGGCTTCTGCTAGGCTGCTTTCTAGTAATTCAGATGAGGTTTTAAAGCCAAATCCGGATTTAGCCTTCTCACCGATTGCAAAAAGATTTTCCGAAACAGCCGTGTCGACCCGATCAATCGTCGACGTCCATAAGACAGTTTTACTTTGAGCATCGACTAAATAAAGCCGTGCCCGCACAGCAGCGACACGTTCGGCACCATAGCTTTTACCAACACGTGTAGTTTCTTTTTCAACTAAGCCGACAAGCGCTGCGTCTGCACCTAGTTTGCTAGCTTGATCTGCAAAATAATCAATTAAGCCACTTGGTGCTGAGACTCCACCACTGGCTGATGCTTTTGAACTCACAGGAATAAACCGGCCTGAGGATTCAAGTAGGGAGTAAGCCTTTTGCGTCGCGCGGTCCAATGTCTCGGAGGCAATCGGAAGACTTGTCGCTGGACGAAATGGTGCAACAAGAATTCTAGTAACATGATTCGTCGTTGCCAGCTTGTTACTAATTGCCTTGGGCTTTAGCGCACAAGCGCTAGTGCAAAAAACCAATAAAAAAGCAAGGGCTGAGGCTAATATTTTAGCCTGGTTTTGTTTTATTTCAGTAATTTTTTCCATGGAATCCGCTCTAAAAATGAATTTTTCCTAAATCTCCAAAAAGCAGTTGACTGTAATACCACTTCCGATATGTTTGCTCCCCGATACGTTTGTCAAAAGACTAGGAGACAGATAACACATGAGTAGTGCTTACACAAAACTTGACCAAGCCTTGGCTGATTTAATTGAAGCTTACGTTGGACTTGAGTCAGATATGGAGACTAAATTTTCTGACGATGCAGACGCGTTTCAAAGCGCGATGACTGAAACATTAGAAACTGCAATCGAAACAGCGCTTGAAGAGCAAGACGCTTCAACTTCAACTTTTGCAACAATGCTTTCATTACTCTCTGAAGCGCTAGAAACTCTTGACCCTTCTGCCTTTGACGAAGAAACAGAAGAAGCAGCTGATGAAGACGAAGACTATGACGACGATGAAGATATTGACATCGATGAAGATGAGGAAGACCTCGAATTAGATGAAGACGAGGAAGAAGAAGAGGATGATTAATTTCCGCAAGGCAGTATAGCCCTGGAAGATAACACTGAGGGAAAATAGCATCTTAACCTTAGCTTAATTTCAAAAACAAAATAACGAAGGGCTCCATCGTGGAGCCCTTCGTATTTATTGGGCCTGACCGGAACTTAGGCCCGCTGGGGAAGGTCAATTGGCGGAAGCAATCGTATCTGGAAGTTGTAGATTCCCAGAAGTTCAGCTGCCGAAAACGCGCCTATTCCCATGAGCATTTCGATCGTGCGGCGCACGACCGCATCGTGCTCAAAGACCGGCAGCAAGAGCTTAGCCCATTTGTCTTCGAGTAAGTCATCGCGCTCTCCTTCCTCGGGATTTCGCGCATGACCAATGGGAAACATCACCAGTCCACTGTCGTGTTTTTGTTGATCTCCCCCCGTAATCACGACTGAAGTCGGAATTCCTTCCGGATACTTCGCGTCGTATTCTGGGCCACCGTGCTCGAACATAATCTTGGCCATGATCGCCCGTCGTGCTGGATCTTGAAGCGCCTCGTAGGAGTAATCCTCGGGCAGAAGCATCAAATTTGCCCAGGTTATGGGCCTACCATCTGCAGCGCATTGCTGCGCCTTGAGAATCACGCTGGCAACGATATAGGCCATCGAATGATCGGCGCTTTGACGCGTCTTCGGGTCCATTTTTTCAGGATTCCCGATGATACCAAAGGCCGGCTCGTAAGCCCGGATCAGCACGGCGGCGATTGCCTCCGGGTCAGCGATAAGCTCTGGATGCGCTGCAAGCATTTCCGTGACGGCCTGAATTGCTCCTGCCGACTGGTGCTCGTAGAGTCCGAGTTTGAAGTGCATACCCATCACAGCGAAATCATCTCCTGCCATGGTCAGGGTTAGATCAAACGGCGACTCGTAGCGCTTTTCTGTATCTGCCTGCGCCGGATCTGACCCGACTTTCGCAAACATCTGCCCGGGCCCTTCAAACAGCCTAAACGGCGCTTCGGGGTTACGGAAAATGTCACGCGGGCCAACAAAGCCTTCGTGCGGACCAGCATTGAGCATGCAGAGTTCCATGAACTCCACAGCCATTCCAGCAGAAATCGCAGCTGAGGCACCTTTCGAATCTGAAAGTTGCTTTCCAGCGCGAATTGCACGCCAAGGCGTTGCATGAGCAACAGTCATCCCAATGGCACATTCGATCTGCTCTGGAGTTGCGCCGCAAAGCGCTCCCCAAACAGCCGCTGTCGCGATGGCTCCGTGTAGCACGTGATCGATCTTACAGTCTTTGAGGCTGAAAGACTCGGCCAACCTGCCGCGGATTTCATCCAAACAAACCATGGCCAAGAGCGCTGTCGCTCCAGCATGGCCCATTTTCTGACAGGCAGCGACAACAAACCCGTAATAGTCGTTGTGACCGAATTCCCCAGCCATTCGATCTAGTTCAGGGTTGTACCCGAAGTTTGTGCCGTTGGAATCCCACTCGCGAACAGCTGAAGCAACAGCCATAGCGACGTATCGTGGATGATGAGTAAGGATTGAACCGAGAAGTGTCGCACCCCCCTTGCCCATGGGATACTGCAAAGCTTGCTTCTGCAATGTCAACGGCGCACTTGTTTTATGCGCTAGCGCAGAAATACCGCAAACAGTTGCGTCTACGAAAAACTGCCGGGTGCGGTTAAGTACCGCGTCACTGGGTTTCCCCTCACCGTTAACGATGAAATCAACTGCGAACTGCCCTAAACCTAAGGCCTGATTTGTGTCTCTCTTGAGATCTATCTTCAATTTATTCCTCCGTCTATTTCTATACGAAAATTTTGTGGACTTTGCTTCTAACGAAGCGACGATGAGCTAAGTGAGTTCCTGCGAACTCGATCGAGAAAAAAACCTTTAATTGCTACTTTCCCTCCTACCTGAAGATCTGACTTCAAGTAGGAGAGTCTGTAAATTACTACTCAGATTTATATTTTAGAGAACAAAAGTATTGCATAAAAAACTAGACTGAATGCAGCTACTTCGAAGAAAAATGAAAGCGTAACCTAACATAACTAAATCAAGAATTAAACTGGCTCCATTCGCAACAGTCTCGACGATTGTTTTAGATCTTTACAGCATAACTCCGCATGCTATAACCACCTGCTCACATTAATTTTTCGGGTAAAAATCATTTTTCTCGGTTCCATTGACTCAGCTGGTCAGTGGAGCCGAAGCATTTGGTTCTAAGGAAGGTTAATGGAAATGAACAAGGAAGTATTTAGCCGCCTGATCTGGCTACTCTTAGCAATCGTGCTGATATCTTGTAAGCACACGACACCTCTCGACAATGCAAATCGCCACACCGTCAACAGGCAATCTCCAGAAGCAGCAATCATGCCCGAACCGCGTGGGCATGAAACGAGTCAAGATCTCGAGAGCATCGCCGCTGAAGATGCGCAGATCCTCACGGATGCTGATGGTCGCATGACCATCAGTGGAACGGATTACGACATTGTGATCGATCAGCCTGAAGACATTGTTGGTTTTGGAATCAATCTTTCGACGCAATCGCTCGATACAATTGAAACCAAATTCTATACGATGCACTACGCGACGGCCGATGTCCCCGAATTGCGAAATGCGACTAAGACAGAAGTGCCAGAGATGCTCAGGACGCTACTTCTCAAGTCAACATCAACGGGGAAAGGGACTAAACTAACCCATAGCTATAAAGCCTTGAGATTATCGTCTGGCCATACTGGAGCACAGCTTACGTTTACAACAACAAACGAGAATGGATCAGCGAGCACGGAGATTATCGCAATCCACTGCGGAGGAGAGTCCGCCTGGATCATGATTCTCGCACCGACTCGTGATGCCGACGGGAACCCCCTCGAAGGGTCTGCGGAAGCTTGTAAGCTAGCAGTGCAAAAAATCTGTAGAACAATCGAAATTCGCACGAAGGCTTAGTGCTCGACGTTGAGATTCACTTTGAAGCATCGATGCGGATTAATCTTCTGGTTTTGAACACAGGTTAATCTGAATCGATGCTTCGCTCTTTTAATCTTTAACTGCTGAAGTAATTAGAAAATAATCTAGCTCGCTGAGAAGAAAGCACCTAAACGTTGTGGTGGAAAACACTATCAAAAACAGTTGAGAAAGCTGGCGGTTGCATATATTTCAATGTAACCGCCAAAACTCCCTTCTCACGAATGAATTCCAGCATCCATTTTTTGGTCCCCCCGGATGCCGTTGCTATGATCATGCGTGCGATGATCATACGCGCATAAAGCGCCCCCAGTCATGCACATGACAAACACGATCACACCGGCGAGAATGATCCCTCTCTCGTAGGGATCCATTTTTCTTTTCCTATCCTTTTTCATTACTCTCTCCTTCAACACCACAACGTTTATGGTGTGCCTAAAGCGGATTGCTTCACCTTAGACTCACCATAAAAGTTACTTTTCTACCCGGCCTGATTGTAAGAGAGCTTAAGAAATAAGCAGTGAATATATCATAAATAAACCCTAATTCAAATCTCGTCCCAAGTTTGAGGAAGGAGGTCAACTAAAAATGTTC harbors:
- a CDS encoding response regulator transcription factor, whose product is MSSYKILIIDDEEDISELVRYNLSQIEKYEIQCAASGEQGLELARKTKPDLVLLDLMLPGINGLEVCQTLKQRAETRDIRIIMLTAKGEEADILLGFELGADDYITKPFSPKVLIARVDSVLRRSSAITVDVSQVVEVEDLVIDPVRFEVSSNSGKIEITATEFKTLHLLAQNRGRVFTRQNIVHSVHGSNYPVTDRSVDVQIVGLRKKLGKYGDLIETVRGIGYKFKELP
- a CDS encoding MmgE/PrpD family protein → MKIDLKRDTNQALGLGQFAVDFIVNGEGKPSDAVLNRTRQFFVDATVCGISALAHKTSAPLTLQKQALQYPMGKGGATLLGSILTHHPRYVAMAVASAVREWDSNGTNFGYNPELDRMAGEFGHNDYYGFVVAACQKMGHAGATALLAMVCLDEIRGRLAESFSLKDCKIDHVLHGAIATAAVWGALCGATPEQIECAIGMTVAHATPWRAIRAGKQLSDSKGASAAISAGMAVEFMELCMLNAGPHEGFVGPRDIFRNPEAPFRLFEGPGQMFAKVGSDPAQADTEKRYESPFDLTLTMAGDDFAVMGMHFKLGLYEHQSAGAIQAVTEMLAAHPELIADPEAIAAVLIRAYEPAFGIIGNPEKMDPKTRQSADHSMAYIVASVILKAQQCAADGRPITWANLMLLPEDYSYEALQDPARRAIMAKIMFEHGGPEYDAKYPEGIPTSVVITGGDQQKHDSGLVMFPIGHARNPEEGERDDLLEDKWAKLLLPVFEHDAVVRRTIEMLMGIGAFSAAELLGIYNFQIRLLPPIDLPQRA
- a CDS encoding DNA translocase FtsK 4TM domain-containing protein, encoding MAPSRKKQSLFASSIAWEVIALGIGVVALFLSLALISFYFSRHTFYGYQIPQLMGRVGAFVAASLDATIGYGSIFIALGFWSLVDAAIDKYREPQDELLLSFRRRFSLWSILSLTISVIAGAFLAQGGFLGNYFAGLFVPAFETTGVALIFGTITAYTLFTLIRPRLNFESAEEAEDSFGETSLFADATYFTWESLRFVWKCFWGIFRSIGNSVSFLLSRETSQLEPVDWHFGDAAIDAKVAPSIKIKKRSNADEFDDQQDFDWDADEDAPPIKVSRHYAAEIQQKTTKSKALLKKKPPLKSKLKATTKDVKARTVSYANYSAPSLDLLTGAIEHSEGPSDEELMRNSKRLEKALQDFKIGGRIIEVQPGPVITLYEFEPAPGVKVQRVINVADDLALALRAPSVRIYAPVPGKSTVGIEVPNSSRDIVRLKEVLASDDFQSSESLLTLALGKDTFGNPYVADLSRMPHLLIAGATGTGKSVCLNAMLLSLLYRNSPRDMKLIMIDPKMLELSLYEGIAHLKAPVVTNPKRARGVLWWAVEEMDRRYALMKEMGVRNLAGYNKLALGNDAPDESAEPDDSSIINLTENEVLESSAGLLGAAELPSTGKVKLTSPGAQILEPLPRIVIVVDELADLMLTVGREVEELFTRLAQKARAAGIHLILATQRPSVNVITGLIKANFPARISFKVATKIDSRTVLDTSGSEQLLGEGDMLFLSPITGRMKRLHGAFVSDEEVQQVVQFVKSQGAPDYDPAIDAMIKRIEESESGGGSFGGEGESEEFDPLYDKAVQLVVEKGMASTSLVQRVFRIGYNRAARIIESMEREGVVGPADGAKPRQVFVANRE